The Antedon mediterranea chromosome 7, ecAntMedi1.1, whole genome shotgun sequence genome has a segment encoding these proteins:
- the LOC140054658 gene encoding double-stranded RNA-specific adenosine deaminase-like gives MSGRSMDQVLDVLQQNNGPMETREIIKVLGFQTKKEANQMLYKMRQRGQIQKVSESPPKWDVKQDGVKENRPGQSSVSFGATTNTTEDVHIRRSSSGSDRADGEVSSNESNEENSSSIPPNPATVTMQVNDQLSWKLLYSLSSQTDSIHANELAKAVGLQRKKEINPTLFNMQRHGLVKKVKDSPPLWVITPSGRKQVAADGSPPTGELPTSLRNGPLNFNNGFSQRAGSISVSIATSSSALHSHGNNNVIIARGSNQLIHDSMESPEESIEQKILEALSTVDTISTSDLVRAVGLNVCREINPTVYGLQKKGLARKVSESPPTWQITPEGKAAAEAKSNMAGHHMGSGGLLTDDMSVPMEVGEISMEIDKERFDYTQKNPISALTEYAQSRQLPHEIALVKECGPSHNPRFTYRVKLGGRVFPPAEQKNKKEARREAADYALRILMKEGMYKPKRNGPPVLQPVGPNSTFFDKIAGLAHQKYSDLAADIRESIGGRSVIASLIMRRGNDDDGVVVSLGTGNRCVTGDMLSMEGLTVNDSHAEIITRRAFIRFLYNELRSYQQDPEQSIFCRKPSGKLGVNDDVTFHLYISTAPCGDGSQFSRSDTGPNVEGPPADLDFSGKAEHVATLEKRNQGLLRTKLETGEGTNPIEGEHMQTWDGINRGERLRTMSCSDKIARWNVLGLQGALLSHFLDPLYMSSLTLGTLYHHGHLSRAVCCRLQNVHETKNLTTCLPPTYRVSHPLLGHVTKIETQRTTEKTKQYSINWFAGCAKAEVTDGTKGRCTDEKVRSVLCKAELFNEFRKTCVCFNRNDLLETDWYLEAKRLATDFQLAKQHLNECFVEGGYGYWLEKPFDEKHFKYQFSS, from the exons ATGAGTGGGCGAAGTATGGACCAAGTGCTTGATGTCTTGCAACAAAACAATGGGCCAATGGAGACGCGGGAAATAATAAAAGTTCTCGGTTTCCAAACGAAAAAAGAAGCCAATCAAATGTTGTACAAGATGCGACAACGTGGTCAGATACAAAAAGTTTCAGAATCTCCACCTAAATGGGATGTAAAACAAGATGGAGTTAAAGAGAACAGGCCGGGTCAGAGTTCAGTGAGTTTTGGTGCTACAACAAATACAACAGAAGATGTTCATATAAGACGAAGTTCGTCCGGTTCGGATCGAGCTGACGGAGAGGTCTCCAGCAATGAAAGCAACGAAGAAAACAGTTCAAGTATCCCTCCAAACCCTGCAACGGTTACTATGCAAGTTAATGATCAATTAAGCTGGAAACTCCTGTATTCATTATCGTCACAGACAGATTCAATACACGCCAACGAATTGGCTAAAGCTGTTGGCCTGcagagaaaaaaagaaataaatcccACATTATTCAACATGCAAAGGCATGGACTTGttaaaaaagtaaaagattCCCCACCATTGTGGGTTATCACACCTTCCGGGAGGAAGCAGGTGGCAGCAGATGGCAGCCCTCCCACTGGAGAACTTCCGACATCGTTAAGAAATGGGCcgttaaatttcaataatggGTTTAGTCAGAGAGCTGGTTCCATATCAGTATCAATTGCAACTTCAAGTAGTGCTCTGCACAGCCATGGAAACAATAATGTAATCATTGCAAGAGGCAGTAATCAGTTGATTCACGATTCTATGGAGTCTCCAGAAGAAAGTATAGAACAAAAAATACTAGAAGCGCTCAGTACGGTTGATACGATATCCACATCTGATTTAGTTCGTGCTGTTGGTCTGAACGTCTGCCGTGAAATCAATCCCACCGTGTATGGACTACAGAAGAAAGGCCTTGCCCGAAAAGTCAGTGAAAGCCCACCCACGTGGCAGATCACACCAGAAGGAAAGGCAGCAGCAGAAGCCAAGTCTAATATGGCAGGACACCATATGGGCTCTGGTGGTCTTCTTACTGACGATATGTCAGTACCAATGGAAGTTGGAGAGATATCTATGGAAATTGATAAAGAACGTTTTGACTACACACAGAAGAATCCAATAAGCGCACTGACAGAGTACGCACAATCTCGACAACTTCCACATGAGATTGCTCTTGTAAAAGAGTGCGGTCCATCGCATAATCCAAG ATTCACATATCGTGTAAAATTAGGAGGCAGAGTCTTTCCTCCGGCagaacaaaaaaacaagaagGAGGCACGACGCGAAGCGGCAGATTATGCGTTGCGTATTCTCATGAAGGAGGGCATGTACAAGCCAAAACGAAATGGACCCCCTGTTCTACAG CCGGTTGGGCCAAACTCAACTTTCTTTGACAAGATAGCTGGATTGGCTCATCAGAAATACAGCGACTTGGCAGCAGACATCCGAGAAAGTATTGGGGGTCGATCCGTAATCGCTTCCCTCATAATGCGTCGGGGCAACGATGATGATGGCGTGGTCGTTAGCTTAGGAACAG GTAATCGATGTGTGACCGGTGATATGCTTAGTATGGAAGGTTTAACTGTTAACGATTCGCATGCAGAGATCATTACGAGACGAGCATTCATCAG GTTCTTGTACAATGAATTACGCTCATACCAGCAGGACCCGGAACAATCTATTTTTTGCCGGAAGCCATCTGGAAAACTGGGAGTAAACGATGACGTCAcgtttcatttatatattagtACAGCACCTTGTGGAGACGGCTCGCAATTTTCTCGCTCAGACACCGGACCAAACGTAGAAGGTCCTCCGGCCGACCTGGATTTCAGTGGTAAAGCGGAACACGTGGCGACACTTGAGAAGAGGAATCAGGGTTTATTGCGAACAAAGCTAGAGACAG gagAGGGAACTAATCCTATTGAAGGAGAACATATGCAAACATGGGATGGGATTAACAGAGGAGAGCGTCTACGCACTATGTCATGTAGTGACAAAATTGCAAGATGGAATGTTCTTGGACTACAGGGGGCGCTATTGAGCCACTTTCTCGATCCACTATACATGAGTTCACTCACACTTG GCACACTTTACCATCATGGCCACTTGTCAAGAGCGGTTTGTTGTCGTTTACAAAATGTTCACGAGACTAAAAACCTGACAACGTGCTTACCACCTACTTACCGTGTCAGCCACCCGCTACTTGGACATGTCACGAAGATTGAGACTCAAAGAACCACCGAAAAAACTAAACAATACAGCATCAACTGGTTCGCAGGATGCGCAAAAGCCGAGGTCACCGATGGTACAAAAGGAAG ATGCACGGATGAGAAGGTGCGATCTGTTCTTTGTAAAGCGGAGTTATTCAACGAGTTCCGCAAAACTTGCGTCTGTTTCAACCGAAACGACCTTCTGGAAACAGACTGGTATTTAGAAGCTAAACGATTGGCAACTGATTTTCAATTAGCAAAACAACATCTGAATGAGTGCTTCGTCGAAGGTGGCTACGGATATTGGCTAGAAAAACCGTTCGACGAAAAGCATTTTAAGTACCAGTTTAGCTCTTAA